Proteins from a genomic interval of Phalacrocorax aristotelis chromosome 3, bGulAri2.1, whole genome shotgun sequence:
- the LOC142055661 gene encoding myelin and lymphocyte protein-like has product MSSATSTTSLPSGLAVLTTFPDVLFIPEIIFGGLVWILVASSKVQLPMLQGWVMFVSVFCFVMSITLLCLYICGAHGGSSSWVTLAVICQETASLFYLSMAVLEAYSTYISFGPANAVMMTVYQENVAAVVSAWQAGEGEGKATQQERAKGK; this is encoded by the exons atgtcctcagcaacttccaccacttctttgcccagcggcctggctgttctgacaacttttccagatgtgctcttcattcctgaaatc ATCTTTGGGGGCCTTGTCTGGATCCTGGTGGCATCCTCGAAGGTCCAGTTACccatgctgcaaggctgggtgatgtttgtctctgtgttctgctttgtcatgtcCATCACCCTCCTGTGCCTCTACATCTGCGGTGCACATGGGGGCAGTAGCTCCTGGGTCACCTTG gctgtcatctgccaggagacagcatctctgttctaCCTCAGTATGGCTGTGTTGGAAGCCTACTCCACCTATATCAGCTTTGGTCCTGCCAACGCCGTGATGATGACCGTCTACCAGGAGaacgttgctgctgtggtgagtgcctggcaagcaggggaaggagagggcaaagcaacgcagcaggagagggcaaa agggaaatga
- the LOC142055660 gene encoding syntabulin-like, which yields MKEDWIEDECNHVEMELSLLEARREIKELKQVIESMKNSLAEKDKKFQKYFLEISIENKKLESLVSSMEMALKSSVRDEQRPEYTCDSEGKPLCTTMPDSPTTEDQALEELADSGLFLHEDTANGTDLFEESLTTTTPELSEPAPSNSTVNQEMLENVLDEKLTFSQEEEEKVRNMMVEQTIQTDVVPYSLEGEQFIQNMFRAQSSRCLSSKPAFFTEGIGSISLESLSDSGIVADLTPGEPNSTILLSPVTPPCRKV from the exons atgaaggaagactggatcgaagacgagtgtaatcatgtggagatggagctgagcctcttggaagcaaggagggaaattaaagaactcaagcaagttattgagagcatgaagaacagcttggctgagaaagacaaaaaatttcagaaatacttcctagaaataagcattgagaacaagaaactggaatctttggtgtcgagcatggagatggccctgaagagctctgtgagagatgagcagcgcccggagtacacatgtgactctgagggcaagccgttgtgtaccacgatgccagacagccccaccacagaggaccaagctctggaggagctggcagatagtgggctgtttcttcatgaggacacagctaacgggactgatttatttgaagagagtttgaccaccacaacccctgagttgagtgagccagctccctccaattctactgtgaatcaagagatgcttgaaaatgttctggatgaaaaactaactttttcccaggaggaggaggagaaagtcagaaacatgatggtggagcagaccatccagactgatgtggtgccatatagcctagaaggggagcagttcattcaaaacatgttcagagctcagagctcaaggtgcctgtcctctaagcccgccttcttcactgaaggaattgggtcaatttctcttgaaagcctcagtgattctggtatcgtagcggacttaactccaggtgagccaaattcgaccatccttttgtctcctgtgacacctccatgcaggaag GTATAA